In a genomic window of Ipomoea triloba cultivar NCNSP0323 chromosome 3, ASM357664v1:
- the LOC116012748 gene encoding WAT1-related protein At1g68170 — translation MGVGGKEMKTVEKVQQVGAMVVAATFLGGNIVLSKVAANDGMPVSIMVAYRWIFATAFLGPIAIVVEWNKRPKMTWGVLLQSFLSALLGGSLFSNMFFKGVVLTSATFATAIYNLIPAMTFVVAVLLRMENMKLHKASGKAKVMGTIVCISGAMLLTFYRGQEVQIWSSKIDLFHLAHPHAQSAHAEGSSGSFALGATLTMISCFCYAVWIVLLARVSKNYPCHYSSTALMSFNGAIQSVVFALCVTRDEAEWKLGWNIRLFVVLFMGILGSGVVVILMTWCANKSGPLFVSIFNPLILVIVALASSLLLSETLHLGSVLGGFVIIIGLYVVLWGKSRDLKDVSSAVPQQVLPKTHSDIVQ, via the exons ATGGGTGTTGGGGGGAAAGAAATGAAGACAGTGGAGAAGGTGCAGCAGGTGGGAGCCATGGTGGTGGCCGCCACATTCCTGGGAGGGAACATAGTGCTGTCTAAGGTGGCGGCCAACGACGGCATGCCGGTCAGCATTATGGTGGCTTACCGCTGGATCTTCGCCACCGCCTTCCTCGGCCCTATTGCCATCGTTGTCGAATG GAATAAGAGGCCAAAGATGACGTGGGGAGTCTTACTTCAATCATTTCTTTCTGCTCTGTTAGG GGGATCTCTATTCTCAAACATGTTCTTCAAAGGTGTGGTGTTAACATCTGCAACATTTGCCACTGCAATTTACAATCTTATCCCGGCAATGACGTTTGTTGTTGCAGTTCTTCTCAG AATGGAGAATATGAAGCTTCATAAAGCAAGTGGGAAGGCAAAGGTGATGGGAACAATTGTATGCATAAGTGGAGCCATGCTTCTAACGTTCTACAGAGGGCAGGAGGTCCAAATATGGAGTTCAAAAATTGACTTATTTCACCTCGCCCATCCCCATGCCCAAAGTGCACACGCTGAGGGCAGTTCCGGTAGTTTCGCATTGGGTGCAACCCTCACTATGATCTCATGCTTTTGCTATGCAGTGTGGATAGTACTACTG GCTAGGGTAAGCAAGAATTATCCATGCCATTATTCAAGCACTGCATTGATGAGTTTCAATGGAGCAATTCAGTCTGTTGTGTTCGCTTTATGCGTCACTAGAGACGAGGCTGAGTGGAAGCTTGGTTGGAATATAAGACTATTCGTCGTTCTTTTTATG GGAATTTTAGGGTCGGGAGTTGTGGTGATATTGATGACATGGTGCGCAAACAAAAGCGGACCTTTGTTCGTCTCCATCTTCAATCCTTTAATATTGGTGATCGTTGCACTGGCGAGCTCATTGCTGCTTAGTGAAACTTTGCATCTTGGAAG TGTGTTGGGTGGATTTGTGATTATAATCGGATTGTACGTTGTGCTGTGGGGAAAGTCAAGAGATTTGAAGGATGTCAGCTCTGCAGTTCCTCAGCAAGTCTTACCTAAAACTCATTCAGATATTGTCCAATAA
- the LOC116012747 gene encoding carbamoyl-phosphate synthase small chain, chloroplastic-like, with translation MDCALRTHNPPVAIQNSLIYLKPLAKVRVFTVKCSTSSAAPSSGVVERPWKVADARLVLEDGSIWRAKSFGASGTQVGEVVFNTSLTGYQEILTDPSYAGQFVLMTNPHIGNTGVNYDDEESRQCFLAGLVIRSLSISTSNWRCTETLGDYLASRNIMGIYDVDTRAITRRLREDGSLIGVLTTEEHKTDEELLEMSRTWDIVGVDLISGVSCKAPYEWVDKTRSTWDFNINGRSQETYNVVAYDFGIKQNILRRLASYGCKITVVPSTWPAAETLKMKPDGVLFSNGPGDPSAVPYAVETVKEIIGKVPVFGICMGHQLLGQALGGRTFKMKFGHHGGNHPVRNLRNGSVEISAQNHNYAVDPKSLPEGVEVTHINLNDGSCAGLAFPQQKLMALQYHPEASPGPHDSDNVFGEFVQLMKKERGKA, from the exons ATGGATTGTGCTCTGAGAACTCATAATCCCCCCGTAGCAATACAAAATTCTCTGATTTATCTCAAGCCTCTAGCGAAAGTTAGGGTTTTTACGGTCAAGTGCTCCACTTCTTCGGCAGCTCCTTCTTCAG GAGTGGTAGAGAGGCCGTGGAAGGTGGCAGATGCCCGACTTGTCCTTGAGGATGGTTCAATATGGAGGGCAAAATCATTTGGTGCTTCTGGGACCCAAGTTGGCGAAGTGGTTTTCAATACATCTTTAACAGG GTATCAGGAAATCCTTACAGACCCTAGTTATGCTGGCCAATTTGTCTTGATGACAAATCCCCACATTGGCAACACTGGTGTGAATTATG ATGACGAAGAATCTAGACAATGCTTTCTAGCAGGTTTAGTAATTAGAAGTTTGAGTATAAG TACCTCAAATTGGAGATGCACAGAGACGCTTGGTGACTACTTGGCTTCTAGGAATATAATGGGAATAT ATGATGTTGACACTCGTGCCATTACTCGGAGATTGAGGGAAGATGGAAGCCTTATTGGTGTTCTAACAACGGAGGAACATAAAACAGATGAGGAACTTCTGGAAATGTCTCGCACATGGGACATTGTCG GAGTGGATTTAATTAGTGGTGTTTCCTGTAAGGCCCCTTATGAATGGGTTGATAAAACTCGCTCAACATGGGATTTTAACATTAATGGAAGAAGCCAAGAAACTTACAAC GTGGTTGCATATGATTTTGGTATCAAGCAAAATATTCTAAGGAGATTAGCATCCTATGGCTGTAAAATCACTGTTGTTCCTTCAACATGGCCTGCAGCTGAAACTTTGAAGATGAAACCTGATGGGGTCCTTTTCAGCAATGGTCCAGGGGACCCCTCTGCAGTTCCTTATGCTGTTGAAACGGTAAAAGAAATAATTGGAAAGGTTCCTGTCTTTGGCATTTGTATGGGCCATCAGTTGCTTGGTCAAGCTTTGGGGGGTAGAACATTTAAAATGAAGTTTGGTCACCATGGTGGGAATCATCCAGTTCGTAACCTTCGCAATGGCAGTGTTGAGATTAGTGCCCAG AATCACAATTACGCTGTTGATCCCAAGTCACTTCCTGAAGGTGTAGAGGTAACTCATATCAATTTGAATGATGGAAGCTGTGCTGGTCTTGCCTTCCCCCAACAAAAGTTGATGGCACTGCAATACCATCCTGAGGCATCTCCCGGGCCTCATGATTCAGATAATG